The genomic interval AATTAAATAAGGGTGAAATATACATGTATGACTATTCAGCAAATAAAAAGTCTGTATACTTGCCTATGTTTAATGAAACTAAAGAAAGTGAAATAGTAGATGATGAAAATAGAATTATAAAAGCTATTAATAAAATCATTGAAGAAGAAAAAACTAATAAGAATTTTAAACAAAAATATAATGCTAAAAAGGCTCAAAACCTAAATATAGATAAACAAATAAGTATTACTATTTCAACTTATCTTGAAGTTGATGGTTATATCTTCCCAGAAACTGTTCAAATCAAAGATTCTGGTACAAAGATAGCTGATGTAAAAATATCTAATTTACAAATTAATCCTAAAATAGAGATGTAAAATGATATTTTTAAGAGGAAAAGGCATTATTATTTCTAAAAAAGATGTAGAAGAAGCTGATAGATATATTGATATATTTATGGAAGACTACGGAAAGGTTTCTACTCTTATAAAAGGTATTAGAAAAAGTAAAAAAAGAGATAAGACGGCTGTAGACATTCTATCTTTAACAGATTTTCAATTTTATAAAAAAAATGATAGCTTGATAATTTCTAATTTTTCAACAGTTAAAGACTATCTAGCTATAAAATCTGATATAGATAAAATAAATATGGCTTTCTATATCTTCTCTATATTAAATCAAATTTTAGTTGAAAATGGTAGAAATAGA from Fusobacterium pseudoperiodonticum carries:
- a CDS encoding LolA family protein, whose translation is MKKFLIVLFILVQGLIFAAGKNLADIKTLKFDVVEKTIIKSKKRELTYKIDFILPNKIKKEVIAPKLNKGEIYMYDYSANKKSVYLPMFNETKESEIVDDENRIIKAINKIIEEEKTNKNFKQKYNAKKAQNLNIDKQISITISTYLEVDGYIFPETVQIKDSGTKIADVKISNLQINPKIEM